The following coding sequences lie in one Miscanthus floridulus cultivar M001 chromosome 9, ASM1932011v1, whole genome shotgun sequence genomic window:
- the LOC136479293 gene encoding uncharacterized protein, whose translation MSATFFHLPPSTFHLPPSSSSFPCGPKRERWRWGCCEHRERDRRGSGREDRRERWGRGQGRLPARIAVPPRVPGTATPCQECHRSSGQVRSGHQVNAIDSVVDPLRDFAKDSVRLVKRCHKPDRKEFTKVAARTTIGFVVMGFVGFFVKLIFIPINNIIVGSG comes from the exons ATGTCAGCCACCTTCTTCCACCTTCCACCTTCCACCTTCCACCTTCCTCCTTCCTCGTCGTCCTTCCCGTGTGGGCCCAAACGCGAGCGCTGGAGATGGGGCTGCTGTGAGCACCGGGAACGGGACCGGCGTGGGAGCGGACGGGAGGACCGCCGTGAGCGCTGGGGACGGGGGCAGGGCCGGTTGCCGGCGCGGATAGCAGTGCCGCCGCGGGTGCCCGGGACTGCAACT CCTTGTCAAGAGTGTCACAGGTCATCAGGTCAGGTCAGGTCAGGTCATCAGGTCAATGCGATCGACTCCGTGGTGGATCCCCTCCGCGACTTCGCCAAGGACAGCGTCCGCCTCGTCAAGCGCTGCCACAAGCCCGACCGCAAGG AGTTCACCAAGGTGGCGGCGCGGACGACGATCGGGTTCGTCGTGATGGGCTTCGTCGGCTTCTTCGTCAAGCTCATCTTCATCCCCATCAACAACATCATCGTCGGTTCCGGCTAG
- the LOC136479294 gene encoding putative wall-associated receptor kinase-like 16, producing MYEMKPWASSVLGLLRPLLAAAAALVWLHLLVADGAKIGLPGCTTICGNVSVPYPFGFEPGCSLKGFNLTCDVSRTPPKLFIMDTDTVTEISLDDSTVLYFAPLREGLAPTSKQLINDDDQQSMPSGGLFSAGEQRFDWMLVSSALQEPNKTRAGNATCPKDLGATACHSTHSTCQAITATGPIITGYTCRCDDGYQGNAYLSDGCQDVDRCSFPDKLCFGNCTNFPGSKYLCQCPEGTIGDPYTLNGCVKPRDPKTGLIIGLGVGSGVILLFLVLSTIFVIHRIMTRKKRMRQRFFKQNRGQLLQQLVCQRADIGERMILTLEELEKATNNFDKARELGGGGHGIVYKGILSTLHVVAIKKAKIVIQREIDDFINELVILSQINHRNIVKLHGCCLETEVPLLVYEFISNGTLYNHLHVETLVSLSWKDRVRIAVEAARAITYLHSLTSMPIIHRDVKSPNILLDDNLTVKLSDFGASRYIPIDQTGLDTTVQGTFGYLDPTYHSTGHLTEKSDVYSFGVILIELLTRKKPVSYRSSNGYGLVRHFTTLLSEHNLVDILDPQVVREGAGEVIDISLLAAMCVKFVSKDRPTMRQVEMTLESIHAVKEYALSDMTDESEENYNQVNNMRIEGINNDTGIHDGLRELREIITDESNDGTTLVANISQKCG from the exons ATGTATGAGATGAAGCCATGGGCGAGTTCAGTTCTGGGACTACTGCGGCCActgctcgcggcggcggcggcgctggtgtGGTTGCACCTCCTGGTGGCTGACGGCGCCAAGATCGGGCTTCCCGGCTGCACGACCATCTGCGGCAACGTGAGTGTGCCCTACCCGTTCGGCTTCGAGCCCGGGTGCTCCCTCAAGGGCTTCAACCTCACCTGCGACGTGAGCCGCACGCCGCCGAAGCTGTTCATCATGGACACAGACACGGTCACGGAGATCTCCCTCGACGACTCCACGGTGCTCTACTTCGCCCCATTGAGAGAAGGACTAGCGCCCACGTCAAAGCAGTTGATCAACGACGACGACCAGCAGAGCATGCCTTCGGGCGGCCTCTTCTCCGCGGGTGAGCAACGGTTTGATTGGATGCTGGTGTCCAGCGCGCTGCAAGAGCCGAACAAAACGCGCGCCGGGAACGCGACATGCCCCAAGGATCTGGGCGCCACCGCATGCCATAGCACTCACAGCACCTGCCAAGCCATCACCGCCACAGGCCCTATCATCACCGGCTACACATGCAGATGTGACGATGGTTATCAGGGCAACGCTTACCTCAGTGACGGATGCCAAG ATGTCGATCGGTGCAGTTTCCCGGATAAATTATGCTTCGGCAATTGTACAAATTTCCCCGGCAGCAAGTATTTATGTCAGTGCCCGGAGGGAACAATCGGCGACCCATACACCCTGAATGGCTGCGTCAAACCGCGTGATCCAAAAACAG GATTAATCATTGGCCTAGGAGTTGGAAGTGGTGTCATTCTTCTCTTTCTAGTGCTGAGCACCATATTTGTGATCCATAGAATCATGACACGTAAGAAAAGAATGAGACAAAGATTCTTCAAGCAAAATCGTGGTCAATTACTACAACAATTAGTATGTCAAAGGGCAGACATTGGTGAGAGAATGATCCTTACTTTAGAAGAACTAGAGAAAGCAACCAACAACTTTGACAAAGCTCGCGAGCTAGGTGGTGGAGGGCATGGTATAGTTTACAAGGGAATTTTATCGACACTTCATGTTGTGGCAATTAAGAAGGCAAAGATAGTGATACAAAGAGAAATTGATGACTTCATAAATGAGCTTGTTATCCTTTCTCAGATAAACCATAGAAATATTGTGAAGCTTCATGGGTGTTGCCTTGAAACAGAAGTTCCTTTACTTGTTTATGAGTTCATTTCTAATGGCACCCTTTACAATCATCTTCATGTTGAAACTTTAGTATCACTATCATGGAAAGATAGAGTGAGGATTGCAGTCGAAGCTGCTAGGGCTATCACGTATCTACACTCACTCACTTCAATGCCAATAATCCATAGGGATGTCAAGTCTCCTAATATACTTCTCGATGACAATTTGACTGTGAAGTTGTCAGATTTTGGAGCTTCAAGGTACATTCCCATTGATCAAACCGGGTTGGATACAACTGTGCAAGGAACATTTGGGTACTTAGACCCTACGTACCATAGCACAGGGCATCTTACTGAGAAGAGTGATGTCTACAGTTTTGGCGTTATTCTTATTGAGTTGTTAACCAGAAAGAAACCGGTCTCTTATAGGTCCTCTAACGGCTATGGTCTTGTGAGACATTTTACCACTCTACTGTCAGAACATAACTTGGTTGACATATTGGATCCACAAGTTGTACGAGAGGGAGCCGGGGAAGTTATCGATATCTCTTTGTTAGCAGCGATGTGTGTGAAGTTCGTAAGCAAGGACCGGCCAACCATGAGACAAGTGGAAATGACTCTTGAAAGCATCCATGCAGTAAAAGAGTATGCTTTGAGTGACATGACAGATGAATCTGAGGAGAACTACAATCAAGTGAACAATATGCGTATTGAAGGGATAAACAATGACACTGGAATCCATGATGGGTTACGAGAGCTTAGAGAAATAATAACTGATGAGAGTAATGATGGCACCACTTTGGTAGCCAATATATCTCAGAAATGTGGATGA